A single region of the Bdellovibrio sp. GT3 genome encodes:
- a CDS encoding outer membrane beta-barrel domain-containing protein, with the protein MKNFKLLSLTLVLALCAQNSFAAASKKTAKKSAAPVSQQARANDNSDVRNDIDSLGGNEQLMNMAQNIKSESRSRIVQERIVDRRNRLEVGVNYGMNFGGDAYTKTQALGVAADFHITPRWSIGARYYDFGNSLSPEGQRIFDQAKANYQAGGRAYAVDIDYPENAVMAVLNWYPIYGKTSFMDVGVTQFDLYLLGGGGQITLSSGSTAVYTAGLGVGAWITKSLTARAEIRYLNYTDKPVTGDRNLNVVTGNLGFGWML; encoded by the coding sequence ATGAAAAACTTCAAACTTCTTTCACTAACATTGGTTCTTGCACTTTGCGCGCAAAACTCCTTCGCAGCAGCTTCCAAAAAGACTGCTAAAAAATCTGCAGCCCCGGTTTCTCAACAGGCGCGTGCAAACGACAATTCCGATGTCAGAAACGACATCGATTCATTGGGCGGCAACGAGCAATTGATGAACATGGCGCAAAATATCAAGTCTGAAAGCCGCTCTCGCATCGTTCAGGAGCGCATTGTTGACAGAAGAAACCGTCTTGAGGTTGGTGTTAACTACGGAATGAATTTCGGTGGCGATGCTTACACTAAAACTCAGGCTTTGGGAGTAGCGGCGGATTTCCACATCACTCCACGCTGGTCTATCGGGGCAAGATACTATGACTTCGGCAACTCTTTGTCGCCAGAAGGTCAGCGCATCTTCGATCAGGCTAAAGCCAATTACCAGGCTGGTGGCCGCGCGTACGCCGTTGATATCGACTATCCAGAAAACGCAGTCATGGCTGTTTTGAACTGGTACCCCATCTACGGTAAAACCAGCTTTATGGATGTGGGCGTGACTCAGTTCGACCTTTACCTTCTTGGTGGTGGCGGACAAATCACATTGTCCAGCGGATCCACTGCTGTTTACACGGCGGGTTTGGGTGTTGGTGCCTGGATCACAAAAAGCCTGACAGCAAGAGCTGAAATCCGTTATTTGAACTACACTGACAAACCAGTTACTGGCGACCGTAACTT
- a CDS encoding AgmX/PglI C-terminal domain-containing protein: MNAAKLIILENIAGQKVRTFAVDSESLNIVYLKDTRRVEALADLSVLKNNDIEYSLIKKINLGKMNEQGEILQGLGRVRLATFEDINSPVHTLQEENDEEQLKTILTRTTVGHLVLVGLIMMGAWVMATYFTKKDEAPLVTIVLPKQETQKVVQQKAPHVKVSEKKIKPSNKVYKPVVKKQPLKVKKYTTNTAKARNVQRVGALAALGGTPKGTRGYEGLDNNSMKAIRSAGIGNGGGGVGSAGRGGVKGFLPGNGLIAGSAGEGGRAQSAGGYGTRGVGGGRAGYGKMNMVGGTSASSLPLDAEATVEGGLDLDQIIAVINRNKGQILYCYEKGLQAQPAIGGRVAVDFVIGPNGRISTARVSQTSLNSRLVEDCMIAKMKNWQFPKPVGKVNVDVNYPFELMRVSAR, translated from the coding sequence CTCGCCGCGTGGAAGCACTTGCTGATTTAAGTGTTCTTAAAAACAACGATATCGAATACAGCCTTATTAAGAAAATCAACCTTGGCAAAATGAATGAACAAGGTGAAATTCTGCAAGGATTGGGTCGCGTAAGACTGGCAACTTTTGAAGACATCAACAGCCCTGTTCATACTTTGCAGGAAGAAAACGACGAAGAACAACTTAAGACCATCCTGACTCGCACAACTGTCGGTCACTTGGTTTTAGTGGGTCTTATCATGATGGGCGCTTGGGTTATGGCGACTTACTTCACTAAAAAGGACGAAGCTCCTTTGGTGACGATCGTATTGCCTAAACAAGAAACTCAGAAAGTCGTTCAACAAAAAGCACCCCACGTGAAGGTTTCTGAAAAGAAAATCAAACCTTCCAACAAGGTCTATAAACCAGTGGTTAAAAAACAACCTCTGAAAGTTAAGAAATACACAACCAACACAGCGAAAGCCCGCAACGTACAACGCGTTGGTGCCTTGGCTGCATTGGGCGGAACTCCAAAAGGCACTCGTGGTTACGAGGGTCTTGATAACAACTCCATGAAAGCCATCCGCTCTGCGGGTATCGGCAATGGTGGTGGCGGTGTCGGTTCTGCAGGTCGTGGTGGTGTAAAAGGCTTCCTTCCTGGCAACGGCTTGATCGCCGGTTCTGCGGGTGAAGGTGGTCGTGCGCAATCTGCTGGTGGCTACGGCACACGTGGTGTCGGCGGCGGTCGTGCAGGTTATGGCAAAATGAATATGGTGGGCGGAACGTCTGCTTCCAGCTTGCCACTTGATGCAGAAGCAACTGTTGAAGGTGGTTTGGATCTTGATCAGATCATTGCGGTGATCAACCGTAACAAAGGTCAAATTCTTTATTGCTACGAGAAAGGCTTGCAAGCTCAGCCAGCCATCGGTGGCCGTGTTGCAGTTGACTTCGTGATCGGGCCAAATGGTCGTATCTCGACAGCGCGTGTTTCTCAGACATCTTTGAACTCACGCCTGGTTGAAGATTGCATGATTGCTAAAATGAAAAACTGGCAGTTCCCTAAGCCGGTAGGAAAAGTAAACGTTGATGTTAATTACCCATTCGAATTGATGCGCGTATCCGCTCGTTAA
- a CDS encoding putative Ig domain-containing protein codes for MKTVKSLMIVIPAAMALTACDGWQKSPSSDLEEMRAQAKVITQMGPDKPTTINTETVVIEKVPVYIKETDVTQSMIMLNIEDDLMWEAGKAKTVKIRASLPVPGAAVTLTASNLPEGATLNPSNAKDIYNLTWTPSLVQEGTLVKIPVKFTVTITNGGQAKNAAALKGMTKELNQNILVSQTELAPTELSVTGIGAEVSEDQLTPFNVIVKVPGIDGKSTQKPRVVISYDGAAIQTGKDYQELDGSRYVIADINKKDAEYLGDSKWKVSYIFDTKNIAVQPQLNKDGTIMLQADGTRIRFSVKAYGANGRSAPETLVQAKILYTKTITAPRFDVSGLGKQGLEVSPGEKIVLQFSASSNNRNAAVNVETKSSTLPGNPQAACVTSSVGASKQDCTLTWEVPCDATSKTLKGSIPMAATSTLNGRISDVTDYSLKTVKAAKDKGLCAAPAQTAVKTAEAK; via the coding sequence ATGAAGACGGTAAAAAGTTTGATGATCGTAATTCCGGCAGCTATGGCCCTCACCGCATGTGATGGCTGGCAAAAAAGTCCGTCTTCGGACTTAGAGGAAATGCGCGCGCAAGCGAAAGTAATCACTCAGATGGGTCCGGACAAACCGACTACCATCAATACTGAAACCGTTGTCATTGAGAAAGTACCTGTCTACATCAAAGAAACTGACGTTACTCAATCAATGATCATGTTAAACATCGAAGACGACCTTATGTGGGAAGCTGGCAAAGCGAAGACAGTAAAAATCCGCGCTTCCCTGCCGGTTCCTGGTGCGGCAGTTACTTTGACCGCTTCAAACCTTCCTGAAGGCGCTACTTTAAACCCTTCAAATGCCAAAGACATTTATAACCTGACTTGGACACCAAGCCTGGTGCAAGAAGGCACTTTGGTAAAAATCCCTGTGAAATTCACAGTGACTATTACCAATGGCGGCCAAGCTAAGAACGCAGCAGCACTTAAAGGCATGACCAAAGAGCTGAATCAAAACATCCTGGTTTCTCAAACTGAGTTGGCTCCCACTGAATTGTCAGTAACTGGAATCGGCGCTGAAGTGTCTGAGGACCAATTAACACCATTCAATGTGATCGTAAAAGTTCCAGGTATCGATGGTAAATCAACTCAAAAACCACGAGTCGTTATCAGTTACGATGGCGCAGCTATCCAAACTGGCAAAGACTATCAGGAACTTGATGGCTCTCGCTATGTGATCGCAGACATCAACAAAAAAGATGCGGAATACCTTGGCGATTCAAAATGGAAAGTAAGCTATATCTTCGATACTAAAAATATCGCAGTTCAACCACAGCTTAACAAAGACGGCACTATTATGTTGCAAGCCGATGGCACTCGCATTCGCTTCAGCGTAAAAGCTTACGGCGCTAACGGCCGTTCAGCTCCAGAAACTCTTGTTCAGGCTAAAATCCTTTACACAAAAACTATCACAGCTCCCCGCTTTGACGTTTCTGGTTTGGGCAAACAAGGCCTGGAAGTTTCCCCTGGCGAAAAAATCGTTCTTCAGTTCTCAGCTTCTTCCAACAACAGAAATGCTGCTGTTAACGTGGAAACAAAATCTTCAACTCTTCCCGGCAATCCACAAGCTGCATGCGTAACCTCTTCAGTGGGTGCTTCCAAACAGGATTGCACGCTGACTTGGGAAGTTCCTTGTGATGCGACTTCAAAAACTCTGAAGGGTTCCATCCCAATGGCTGCGACCAGCACATTGAATGGTCGTATCAGTGATGTGACAGACTACTCTTTGAAAACGGTTAAAGCTGCCAAAGACAAAGGTCTATGTGCGGCTCCAGCTCAAACAGCTGTTAAAACTGCGGAGGCGAAATAG